The Candidatus Eremiobacterota bacterium genome includes the window GTCGCGACGTTCCAGAACGAGCAGGGGCTCTCGCGCGTCGGCGGCTCCGACTTCGCCGCGACGGCGAACTCCGGGCTCGCGCAGGTCGGCACGGCGGGCGTCGGCCGGTTCGGCACGATGGTCTCGGGTTCGCTCGAGCAGTCGAACGTCTCGATCGCGGACGAGTTCACCAAGATGATCGCGGCGCAGAACGCGTATCAGGCGAACTCGAAGAGCATCACGACGGCCTCCGAGGACATGCAGACCGTCATCCAGCTGATCCGATAAAACGTATCGCACCACGGAGGGCGCGAGGGACGGGAAGGGGACCGCACGGAGGCGGTCCTCTCTTCTTTTTCGCCCCTCGGCGCCTCGCGCTGTACCTTCGCTTTCCGCTCTGGCATGATGGGAGCGAGATGATCGCCCTACGACGGCTCAACAACGAGCCTATCATGGTGAACCCCGACTTGATCGAGTCGCTGGAGTCGCATCCGGACACGGTCCTGACGCTGACCTCGGGGAACAAGCTGCTGGTCCGCGAGACCATGGACGAGGTGCGCGAGAAGATCATCGAGTTCAAGCGGCGGGTCTACGGTCCCGAGGGGCAAGCGACCGCCCCGTAGCGGGGTGCGAAACCGGGCACGGGCGGCTCAAATGCGGCGTCGGCGAGGCCGATAGTCTCCTACAGAGCACCCTCGCGCCCCGGTCCCCGTTCGGAAAGGCCGCACCTTGGATTTCGCGACCATCATCGGCCTCGCGATCGCCGTCGCCGCACTCGCCCTGTCGGCGTGGATCGGCGGCGTCGACGTGCGGATCATCTTCGCCCGCTACGAGGCCTTCTTGCTGGTGTTCCTGGGGACGATCGGCGCGACGATGGTCTCGTTCCCGCTGCGCACCTTCGTGCGCGGGGTCGGTCAGGGGCTGCGCACGGCGTTCACCGAGCCGGTCTACCACGAGCGCGAGGTGATCGCGACGCTCGTCTCGTTCGCCGAGAAGGCGCGCCGCGAAGGCCTGCTCGCGCTCGAGAACGAGGCGGCGGCGCTCGAGGACGACTTCATGCGCAAGGGGATCCAGCTCGTCATCGACGGCCGCGACACCGACATCATCCGCAAGATCCTCGAGACCGAGATCGACTTCGTCCAGCAGCGCAATGCCAAGGCCGAAGCGGTCTTCATGACGATGGGCGGGTTCTCGCCGACGCTGGGAATCATCGGCACCGTGCTCGGGCTGATCGCAATGCTCAAGGCGCTCGGGGCGCTGACCGGCTCCGCCAACATCGCGGGCCAGCTCGGCGTCGCGACCGCGCAGGCATTCGTCGCGACGTTCTTCGGTATCGCGCTGGCGAACTTGCTGTGGATCCCGCTCGCCTCGAAGATCAAGGAGCGCGCCGGCGAGCAGCTGTTGATGCGCGAGATCATGGTCGAGGGGATCCTCTCGATCCAGGCCGGCGACAACCCGCGCCTGCTGGAGGAGAAGCTGCACGCGTTCCTCGATCCCGAGGAACGCGAGACGGAGATCGAAGCCGGCGGCGCGGTCCCCGAGCCCGAGTTCGCGGGAGCATAAGTGGCCGTTTCCGGCGGCGAGTCGCGGACGCGCGTGCGGCGCGCGAAGACCGAGGCGCTCGAGAGCGCCGGGATGATGCGCTGGCTGCTCACGTACGCCGACATGATCACGCTGCTGCTGGCGCTGTTCATCATCCTCTTCGCGATCTCGAACATCTCGGCGGTGAAGTTCAACAGGCTCGCGCGGGCGATCTCCGGCGGGTTTTCGAGCACCGACGCGATCAACAACCCGCCGAACGGCGGGACGACCGGCGCGCAGCGCGGCCGCACCGACGAGGCGAACATGGCCTCGGTCAAGGCCCAGCTCGACAAGTACATCGCGCAGCAGAACCTCAAGTCCAAAGTGCAGACGCGCATCGGCAAGCAGGGGCTGGTGATCACGCTGCTGAGCGACAAGACGTACTACGACTCCGGCTCGGCCGAGCTGCGCCCGGAGACGAAACGCCTGCTCGACGTCGTCGCCGGCCAGCTGCGGAACGTGCGCAACGAAGTCCGCGTCGAAGGTTCGACCGACAACGTGCCGATCGCGACCGCGCAGTACCCGACCAACTGGGAGCTCTCGGCGGCGCGCGCGACCGGCGTGACGCGCTATCTGGTCGAGCACGAGCGGATCGACCCGACCCGCATCTCGTTCGCCGGCTTCGGCCAGTTCCGCCCGAAGTTCGCGAACGACTCCGACGCGCACCGCCAGCAAAACCGCCGCGTCGACATCGTGATTCTCAACGGCCCCACGACACAAGGCGCAACCGATGAAAGCGAAATCAACAATGCTCGCA containing:
- a CDS encoding flagellar FlbD family protein — its product is MIALRRLNNEPIMVNPDLIESLESHPDTVLTLTSGNKLLVRETMDEVREKIIEFKRRVYGPEGQATAP
- a CDS encoding MotA/TolQ/ExbB proton channel family protein, with amino-acid sequence MDFATIIGLAIAVAALALSAWIGGVDVRIIFARYEAFLLVFLGTIGATMVSFPLRTFVRGVGQGLRTAFTEPVYHEREVIATLVSFAEKARREGLLALENEAAALEDDFMRKGIQLVIDGRDTDIIRKILETEIDFVQQRNAKAEAVFMTMGGFSPTLGIIGTVLGLIAMLKALGALTGSANIAGQLGVATAQAFVATFFGIALANLLWIPLASKIKERAGEQLLMREIMVEGILSIQAGDNPRLLEEKLHAFLDPEERETEIEAGGAVPEPEFAGA
- a CDS encoding OmpA family protein, producing MAVSGGESRTRVRRAKTEALESAGMMRWLLTYADMITLLLALFIILFAISNISAVKFNRLARAISGGFSSTDAINNPPNGGTTGAQRGRTDEANMASVKAQLDKYIAQQNLKSKVQTRIGKQGLVITLLSDKTYYDSGSAELRPETKRLLDVVAGQLRNVRNEVRVEGSTDNVPIATAQYPTNWELSAARATGVTRYLVEHERIDPTRISFAGFGQFRPKFANDSDAHRQQNRRVDIVILNGPTTQGATDESEINNARSTRDGDGPSAAASSPDRNAVARSDRGPHATRGGRAARGGAPLE